Part of the Natronobacterium gregoryi SP2 genome, TTCGGAGGCAACCGATGAATCGGTCGGCCCAGAGGCCGAACCGGCACAGACAGAATTAAGCGACGACGGCCCACAGATCAAGGCCGACTCGACGGCCACCCACTCGCTCGAGACGGCAGCGGGGGTAGTGTAGCCTTCCGGCTCTCGAAGTATTTTGTGCTGGCAGAGAAGCGTTCCCTCGCGGTCAGTGCTGGTGACCGGTCGCCTCGCCGAACGTGACCCCGAACCGTTCTTCGAACAGTTCCATGATGCGTTCCTCCTGGGCTTCGAGGTCCTCGTCAGCGCCGTCGCCGTGGTGGACGACGTGGTGAGCGCGACTGGCGAACGACAGTAGCGTGACGTCGCCAACGGTCTCGGCGGCCGTCTGGTCGCCTTCCGCGACGAGGTCCATCAGGCCGGCCGGCAGCGTAACTTCGTCGGTCGAGTCGTCGGCGTCGATCGAGACAGTGACAGTTTCTACGTCGGACATACAGTGACGGTCGGGGACCGTGCCTAAAGGTGCTGTGACTTGCAAGTGCGAGGCGACTCGGACTGGTCTGGCACCAGGTCGTACAATCACCACTCCAACTCATACGGCTTATGTCGTCACTTCCCGGCGATCGCCAGAACGGGCCGGCGATCGGCGAGAACTAGTGGCGGGCCAAGCCTGAACTGATGGGTCGAATCTGGCGGTGTGGCTCGATTCGACCCGTCAGTCGACGGTTGGGACGGTACTAGTTCCAGCAATCCGTATCAGTGGCACTTGATCGCACGAGAGTCGTCTGAGTTGGCACGAACTGGGTGAGAGCCGCGAACGGTGTGTTCGGTGTAGAGACCGTTCCAGTCGTCACTACGTCGTCATGGCGCTTTTGACCGTCGATGTCGAATCTCGAGGTATGGCCACCGTCGAACTCGAAACGGAGACGATCGAACGGCTGGACGACCTGCGAATCGACGACGAACTAATCAACGAACTCATCAACATTTACGAGGCCAGCGAGTACACGCTGTTTCGCGCTGGCGACTAATACCGATCGAGTCACTCGCGTTCGGCAACCGCCTCACGGACCGAATCCCAGCGGCCGTTCTCCTCGAGGTGAGTCTGTAACTCCCGAGCGTACTCTTCGGTGAGTCGCTCGGCAGTCTCGAGTTTCTCGTCGTGGTCGCCTCCGTCACCACCGAGCCCGAGTGCGCCCTTGATCGAGTCGACGAGCCCGCCAGAGCCACTCGAGCCACCGCCTCGAGCGCCAGGGCCGCCCATCGCTCCCATCCCGGAGTCGACGTTCTCGAGTTCCGGAATGATCTGTTCGACTTGCTCCGTGTTCGCGACGATCCGGGCGCGGTCGGGATCGTCGGGGCGTTCGATCTCGAATTCGGTCGCCGTCATAATCAGACTCCACTGCTGGTTCGACAACTCCGACGACGCGATGCGGGACGAAAACTCCTGATCGACAGTCATCCGCTCGCCGACGATCCGGTCCGTCCACGACCTCTCGCTCATGGCCGTCGATTCGGCCGGTGGCTGCATCAGCGTTTCCCCATCGCTCGAGCCACAGCCTCGAGCGTCAGCCGAGCCGCTCCGACGTTTCCTCGTGGTCGGTCGAGAGCTGTACGTACCGTTCTGCGGTCGCCTCGAGTCGCGGGTCGTCCACGTCGGCTTTGGGTTCGGCCGGCGAGCCGGCGACGAGCGTCCCCGGCGGCACCTCGGTTTCCTCGGTGACGACGCTGCCTGCCGCGACGACTGCCTTCTCGCCGACGTGAGCACCGTCGAGGACGACCGCGTTCATCCCGACCAACGCGCGCTCGGCGACGGTGGCGTCGTGGACGATCGCGCTGTGGCCGACCGTCGCGTACGGCTCGAGTTCGGCCGCCTCGTGGAGGACGGCGTTGTCCTGGACGTTCGCGCCCTCGCCGACGACGATCCGTCCGTGGTCGCCACGGATCGTCGTGTTCGGCCAGACGCTCGCGTTGGCTCCGACGACTACGTCGCCGATGACGACGGCCGTCTCGTCGACGTACGCGGAGTCGGCGACGTCGGGTTCGACCCCATCGAACGAGCGTAACATGGTGGCTCCTGTCTCGAGTAGCGTCTTGAAGCTGCCTATCGCTCGAGGTCGACAGGGACAGGCGACCCCAACGTGATTTGGCATCAGGTCTAATATCGGCGTCGTCACACGGATTGTTGCAGCGGACGTCACGGCCGGTTCCCAGCCTGGCGTTCCGCTGACCACTGTCCACCGACTCATACGGATTACTGTAACGATTTACCGGTGCAACCGCCGCCCGGGTCGCGGTTGTACCGGAAATGACTTACAGTAAACCGTATCACCCCACTCGGCGACCGAGGCACTCTTCCCATCCCCTCTTCCGTCGCTCCCGATACCCTCCCCTCTTCCGTCTCGAGTTCCCGACTCGCACGGGTTTGTACTGACCCAGACAGTTTCCCGTCCGTTGTTGGCGGCGCACTCGCGACCCGAAGCCGTGACACGGGAACGTCGGTGAGACACTCCAGCTCATACGGTTTGCTGTCCATCATTTTCGGCGCGACAGCGAGCACTCCTGCGGTCGCGCCGGGACATCGGTACAGCAGTCCGTCTCAGTTGCGGCGTTGTTTGCTGGTGCGTCGATGGCTGACAGCGGTCGGGCGCAGACCCAAGCGATCGACGCGCGTCGGACTGCCGTCCCTTCGAACGAGCGCAGTTTCGAGTCGGCGTTTTCCGAGGTGTTTTCCTCGTTTGGTCTGCTACGCGCCGCAGTCGCGGGTTGAGACAGCTGACACAGCCTGGCGTCGAAGACGACACGACCAGCCGCTTCGCTCTTGGTTCTAGTACAACGGATCGGTCGCGGCAAAAAAGTGCTGCCGGGTGCAGGCAGCACGACAGGGAATACACGGCGTGTGACGTGCGACTGTAGACGGGGACGGAAAGACCATAAAACCCACCCCTCCGGACCGAAAGTGAAAGTGCAAGACTGCGACGGGGTGGGCCACTCGTCAGACGAATGGCAGACGATCGACTGACGGTTGTCATTCGTGGCTTTGTACCACGATTTCGTCCTCACGAAGCACGCGACGAACTCGCCCGAGGAACGGACCGTCCTCCGGCCAGTCGACTCGCTCGGCCACTGCGAGACGGACCGGATCGCGGACGTAGACGAAGACGTCGGAGTCACGATCGACGTGAGAAACTGCGACCGGGACGTACAGCCCGTCGTCGACGCCCTCGTATCGATCCAGACAGTCGAGGGCAGTTCGATCACCCGCGAGAAGTCGGCCGTCGACGCTCCCGCCAGGTGCCAGCGTCGGATAGCGGCCGTCGATGCGGTGGAGTCCCTCGAGCGTGGCTGGACCTTCGACGGCGTACGCCGTGGATGGAGTGTCTTCGCGGACGCTCTCGACTCGGGCGGGATCGGTCAGGGTCCCGTAGACGAAGGCGTACACGCCAGTTCGTCTAACAGCGGATTATTTCTGTCCGACGATGTCGTCACCCCACTATCGATCGACAGCCGTTTAACTCACTCCTGTAGAGGCGGTGGTGCAGAAGTCTTCACAAGGAAGTGGTAGGACGAAATTGATGTGTCCAGCAGCAAGTCTATCCGACCGAGTAACGATACGGTCGAATAGGTTTTCAAAGCACTGGAGACGGAGACAGCAGCGCTTTTCGACTATCTTGATCTCTCGTTTCTCATGGACGATTCCGTGTTCGCCCCCAATCCGAGGAGGCGAACACGGGTTCACAGACCACCGGAACTGTTGAAAAGCGTCTTTCACTGCTTTTGCGACGACATCGACGGACCTCGTCCAATGGTGCGAAAACTC contains:
- a CDS encoding gamma carbonic anhydrase family protein — translated: MLRSFDGVEPDVADSAYVDETAVVIGDVVVGANASVWPNTTIRGDHGRIVVGEGANVQDNAVLHEAAELEPYATVGHSAIVHDATVAERALVGMNAVVLDGAHVGEKAVVAAGSVVTEETEVPPGTLVAGSPAEPKADVDDPRLEATAERYVQLSTDHEETSERLG
- a CDS encoding DUF5799 family protein, which produces MSERSWTDRIVGERMTVDQEFSSRIASSELSNQQWSLIMTATEFEIERPDDPDRARIVANTEQVEQIIPELENVDSGMGAMGGPGARGGGSSGSGGLVDSIKGALGLGGDGGDHDEKLETAERLTEEYARELQTHLEENGRWDSVREAVAERE
- a CDS encoding DUF7557 family protein; translated protein: MATVELETETIERLDDLRIDDELINELINIYEASEYTLFRAGD
- a CDS encoding DUF7545 family protein → MSDVETVTVSIDADDSTDEVTLPAGLMDLVAEGDQTAAETVGDVTLLSFASRAHHVVHHGDGADEDLEAQEERIMELFEERFGVTFGEATGHQH
- a CDS encoding gamma-glutamylcyclotransferase family protein gives rise to the protein MYAFVYGTLTDPARVESVREDTPSTAYAVEGPATLEGLHRIDGRYPTLAPGGSVDGRLLAGDRTALDCLDRYEGVDDGLYVPVAVSHVDRDSDVFVYVRDPVRLAVAERVDWPEDGPFLGRVRRVLREDEIVVQSHE